In Chitinophaga nivalis, a single genomic region encodes these proteins:
- a CDS encoding LysR family transcriptional regulator → MVNLEWYRTFKAVYQTGSLTAASKALFISQPNVSQHLAALEVHVGKQLFERKPKLLPTDYGKLFYTQVVEPLEKLENVETDFRHRCATPLLPTIHIGAVQEFFHTVLSRNVAKTAAHLLVTFGLTKDLIRQLQKGELDFVIATQQITDPHLTYEPILSEAFILVAHPGLDITPLKNLIRKQAIDKIENWLLAQPWYAYSSDLAIIRRFWLENFKKRPAIRPQFIIADMNTILQAIRYGKGMTITASYLATEMIKAKQLTAVWKGFIPTTNTIYLVYDKTKVTAAQLKAAQELVAIKERG, encoded by the coding sequence ATGGTAAATCTCGAGTGGTACCGCACTTTTAAAGCCGTATACCAAACCGGTTCGCTGACGGCTGCTTCCAAAGCACTCTTTATTTCACAGCCGAATGTGAGTCAGCATCTGGCTGCGCTGGAAGTACATGTAGGTAAACAACTCTTTGAACGTAAACCCAAGCTGCTCCCTACAGATTACGGCAAACTGTTTTATACACAGGTAGTAGAACCATTGGAAAAGCTGGAGAATGTAGAAACTGACTTTCGCCATCGCTGCGCCACGCCCCTGCTGCCCACCATACACATAGGCGCTGTACAGGAATTTTTTCATACCGTATTATCGCGCAACGTAGCTAAAACAGCGGCTCACCTGCTCGTTACTTTTGGACTAACCAAAGACCTGATCCGCCAGCTGCAAAAAGGAGAATTGGACTTCGTAATTGCCACTCAGCAGATTACTGATCCACACCTTACCTATGAGCCGATATTATCAGAAGCCTTTATACTGGTAGCCCATCCCGGCCTGGACATTACCCCGCTGAAAAACCTGATCCGGAAACAAGCCATCGACAAAATTGAAAACTGGTTGCTGGCACAGCCCTGGTATGCCTACAGCAGCGACCTGGCCATCATTCGCCGCTTCTGGCTCGAGAACTTTAAAAAGCGACCCGCTATCAGACCGCAGTTTATTATTGCCGATATGAATACCATTCTGCAAGCCATCCGCTATGGTAAAGGCATGACCATCACCGCCAGTTACCTCGCCACAGAAATGATAAAGGCCAAACAACTAACAGCCGTATGGAAAGGATTTATACCTACTACCAATACCATTTATCTGGTGTATGATAAAACAAAAGTTACGGCTGCACAGCTTAAAGCAGCGCAGGAACTGGTAGCCATAAAAGAGCGCGGATGA
- a CDS encoding alpha/beta hydrolase codes for MEATMQLPQEVQAALDFIGRIGDTLPAYDNDMITGRHFYREFITLAGPAEAVHHIEDRLLAGIPVRMYRPAATPDLPVVVYFHGGWFYLGDLDTHDRPLRALANAAGCVVIAVDYGLAPERPFPAGIQDAWAVLQAVAAEATALGVDSQRIAVAGDSAGGALAAVVARRAVQEGGPQITLQVLVYPVTDAALDAPSWKTFANGPNLDLAGAIIAWDLYVPDKVARLHPDVSPLRATDLTGLPPALVITAEYDPLRDEGLAYAQALKAAGVAVQSSLYKGMIHGFFQMGGVIPDGKKAIGEVADTLRRYFFTTAV; via the coding sequence ATGGAAGCAACGATGCAATTGCCGCAGGAAGTACAGGCGGCCCTGGATTTTATTGGCCGTATCGGCGACACCTTGCCGGCATATGATAATGACATGATCACCGGGCGTCATTTTTACCGGGAATTTATCACCCTGGCAGGACCTGCCGAAGCGGTGCATCATATAGAAGACCGGTTGCTGGCCGGGATACCGGTACGCATGTACCGGCCAGCTGCCACACCGGATTTGCCGGTGGTCGTATACTTCCATGGCGGCTGGTTTTATCTCGGTGATCTCGACACCCACGACCGGCCGCTGCGGGCGTTGGCGAATGCAGCAGGCTGTGTGGTGATCGCAGTGGATTATGGACTGGCGCCGGAGCGGCCTTTCCCGGCTGGTATACAGGATGCGTGGGCGGTGTTGCAGGCCGTGGCAGCGGAAGCTACAGCACTGGGTGTTGATAGCCAACGTATAGCCGTTGCCGGCGACAGTGCCGGTGGCGCACTGGCAGCAGTAGTAGCCCGGCGCGCCGTGCAGGAAGGCGGCCCGCAGATAACATTGCAGGTGCTGGTATATCCGGTAACGGATGCCGCATTGGATGCCCCTTCGTGGAAAACATTTGCCAACGGACCTAACCTGGATCTGGCCGGCGCTATCATCGCCTGGGACCTCTATGTACCGGATAAGGTGGCCCGCCTGCATCCGGATGTATCGCCGCTGCGGGCAACGGATCTCACCGGCTTGCCGCCGGCGCTGGTCATCACGGCAGAATATGATCCGCTGCGGGATGAAGGGCTGGCGTATGCGCAGGCATTAAAGGCCGCTGGTGTAGCAGTACAGTCTTCGCTGTACAAAGGAATGATACACGGATTTTTCCAGATGGGCGGTGTGATTCCCGATGGTAAAAAAGCCATCGGGGAAGTAGCGGATACGCTCCGCCGGTATTTCTTCACCACAGCAGTATAA
- a CDS encoding MFS transporter produces MKKIAYIGSLGLIGIITTEFGVIGILPQVAASYHITIDKAGLLLSAFAMVIALAGPVMTLAFSGYNRKTVMAVSLSLFVVTGVVSFLSPPFWLLLVVRMLPAFLQPVYISTAIAAATAAADKKAEHRMMAIVLGGIGIATITTVPFATYIAGITSRWQASFVVQTAVSILALLAVLLLLPSMPVKQRIAFGSQLRILRKPVFLVSAGVVCAMNAAMFTTYSYFADYLGQVYGMDARMISSMLLLFGVAGVIGNVVAGKALGKSITGTTAIWLVGLTVISGGIYYAGQLPLLTVILITVWGVLHTPCFLTGQAYMIAAAPEAPEFANSLSISFGNLGISVGTAVSGWVIAQYGVQQAPWSMLAFGVVALLLMGLKSRLEKNVCTVARV; encoded by the coding sequence ATGAAGAAGATAGCATATATCGGCAGTTTAGGGCTGATAGGGATCATTACAACGGAATTTGGCGTCATTGGCATCTTACCGCAGGTGGCCGCCTCGTATCATATCACCATCGACAAAGCCGGGCTGTTGTTAAGTGCATTTGCGATGGTGATAGCGCTGGCGGGCCCTGTTATGACCCTGGCTTTTTCCGGGTATAATCGTAAGACGGTGATGGCCGTGAGTTTGTCGCTGTTTGTAGTAACAGGCGTGGTATCGTTTTTGTCGCCGCCATTCTGGTTGTTGCTGGTGGTGCGTATGTTGCCGGCTTTTTTACAACCGGTGTATATCTCCACGGCCATTGCGGCAGCTACTGCGGCGGCAGATAAAAAAGCGGAACACAGGATGATGGCCATCGTGCTGGGAGGTATTGGCATAGCCACAATTACGACGGTGCCTTTTGCGACGTATATAGCGGGTATTACCAGCCGCTGGCAGGCTTCTTTTGTGGTGCAGACGGCGGTGAGTATACTGGCCTTACTGGCGGTGCTGCTGTTACTGCCCTCCATGCCGGTGAAGCAACGTATCGCATTCGGCAGTCAGCTGCGTATCCTGCGGAAGCCGGTGTTTCTGGTGAGTGCAGGTGTGGTATGCGCGATGAATGCGGCGATGTTTACGACCTATAGCTATTTCGCAGATTACCTGGGCCAGGTATACGGGATGGATGCCCGTATGATCAGCAGTATGTTGCTGCTGTTCGGCGTGGCTGGCGTGATCGGTAATGTGGTGGCCGGAAAGGCGTTGGGCAAAAGTATTACCGGTACCACGGCCATCTGGCTGGTGGGACTGACGGTGATATCGGGCGGCATTTATTACGCCGGACAATTACCCCTGCTGACAGTGATACTCATAACAGTATGGGGCGTCTTGCATACGCCCTGTTTCCTGACCGGCCAGGCCTACATGATAGCGGCCGCACCGGAGGCGCCGGAATTTGCCAACAGCCTGTCTATTTCCTTTGGCAACCTGGGGATATCGGTGGGTACAGCCGTGAGTGGCTGGGTGATTGCGCAGTATGGCGTACAGCAGGCGCCTTGGAGTATGCTGGCTTTTGGCGTAGTGGCCTTGCTGCTGATGGGACTGAAAAGCAGGCTGGAAAAAAATGTCTGCACGGTCGCGCGTGTGTAA
- a CDS encoding discoidin domain-containing protein, translating to MKKNPNLLLAGMLLLSTWIGACKKDADSRLQTLSGDPAMALGNLTASAYDLNVVYFVPSDGDTIVNYRARLNGILKQGQRFYGKWMNYYGYGDRSFGLRLDSLGNVKITVVKGALTKAGYPYEGGGNTAINELNTWFAAHPGDKHSEHTLVIMPASTYGADGDPGGVPFYGLGRWCFALDYAEMDTSYLGQSTTLGNRATKWIGGLMHELGHGLNLPHNKEKVSEAADATKGTALMGSGNYTYGKSATFLTAASAAILNNCQVFRTSSGSGFYGGGNTTINTIKANYASGNIALKVRFSATQTVNNVIVYNDPEGGNDYDAVAWVAAPAGDSFQVSMPISELQKKTGNYSLRIRFLYTNGSSTEISYPYTFVNNEPVLDISTKDELNKSAWTITSVSSQEDDGPATNLLDNNQATVWHTQWKSVQPAHPHTVVVNMNTTQQLKGLAFLQRANLNGSLKDITVYTSTDNSTYTSRGNYTLTNVNSKQYVTFTAPVNAKYIKVVTGSNYAGSHYAVLAELGAF from the coding sequence ATGAAAAAGAACCCAAATCTATTGTTGGCAGGTATGCTATTGTTATCCACGTGGATAGGTGCCTGTAAAAAAGATGCAGACAGCCGTTTACAAACCCTTTCCGGCGACCCCGCTATGGCGCTGGGTAATTTAACGGCATCGGCGTACGACCTGAATGTGGTGTATTTCGTACCGTCCGATGGCGACACGATTGTTAACTACCGGGCACGGCTCAACGGTATTCTGAAACAAGGCCAGCGTTTCTATGGCAAATGGATGAATTATTATGGTTATGGCGACCGTTCCTTCGGTTTGCGGCTGGATTCCCTCGGTAATGTGAAAATAACCGTGGTTAAAGGCGCGCTGACGAAGGCAGGCTATCCTTATGAGGGCGGCGGCAATACTGCCATTAATGAGCTTAATACGTGGTTTGCAGCGCATCCGGGCGATAAGCACAGTGAACATACCCTGGTGATTATGCCAGCCAGCACCTACGGGGCGGATGGCGATCCCGGTGGCGTACCTTTTTATGGGCTGGGCCGCTGGTGCTTTGCGCTGGATTATGCCGAAATGGATACCAGCTATCTGGGCCAGTCAACAACGCTCGGCAACCGGGCTACCAAATGGATCGGTGGTCTGATGCATGAACTGGGCCACGGCCTGAACCTGCCGCATAACAAGGAAAAAGTATCAGAAGCGGCAGATGCGACCAAAGGCACGGCTTTAATGGGTAGTGGCAACTATACCTATGGCAAGAGCGCTACCTTCCTGACGGCGGCCAGTGCAGCCATCCTGAATAACTGCCAGGTATTCCGTACCAGCAGTGGCAGCGGTTTTTATGGTGGTGGTAATACAACCATCAATACCATTAAGGCGAATTATGCCAGTGGCAATATTGCCCTGAAGGTGCGGTTCAGCGCTACACAAACGGTGAATAATGTGATCGTATACAATGATCCCGAAGGTGGCAACGACTATGATGCCGTGGCCTGGGTAGCAGCGCCGGCGGGCGACAGCTTTCAGGTGAGTATGCCTATCAGTGAGCTGCAGAAAAAAACGGGTAACTACAGCCTGCGTATCCGCTTCCTGTATACCAATGGTTCATCTACTGAAATATCTTATCCGTATACTTTTGTAAATAATGAGCCGGTATTGGATATCAGTACAAAAGATGAACTGAATAAATCAGCCTGGACGATTACTTCTGTAAGCAGCCAGGAAGATGACGGGCCGGCTACGAACCTGCTGGACAACAACCAGGCTACGGTGTGGCATACCCAGTGGAAAAGCGTACAGCCTGCGCATCCGCATACCGTGGTGGTAAACATGAATACCACGCAACAGCTGAAGGGACTGGCCTTCCTCCAGCGGGCCAACCTGAATGGTTCGCTGAAAGATATCACGGTATATACCAGCACGGATAATAGCACGTATACTTCCCGGGGTAATTATACCCTGACGAATGTCAACAGTAAGCAGTATGTGACTTTTACTGCGCCAGTGAATGCGAAATATATCAAGGTGGTAACAGGTTCTAATTACGCCGGTTCACACTATGCGGTGCTGGCAGAATTAGGTGCTTTCTAA
- a CDS encoding ribonucleoside-diphosphate reductase subunit alpha: protein MFVIKRDGRKEAVKFDKITARIEKLCYGFNTEYVDAIDVAKKVIQGLYDGVTTSELDNLAAETAASLTTKHPDYALLASRIAVSNLHKNTVKSFSKTMKKLYDYIDPKTGKSAALLSDEVWDIIRRNADILDSSIIYDRDFAFDYFGFKTLERSYLLKTDGKIQERPQHMFMRVSVGIHKEDIESAIKTYNLMSERWFTHATPTLFNAGTPKPQMSSCFLLTMQGDSIEGIYDTLKQTAKISQSAGGIGLSIHNIRATGSYISGTNGTSNGIIPMLRVFNDTARYVDQGGGKRKGAFAIYLEPWHADIFEFLDLRKNHGKEEMRARDLFYALWVPDLFMQRVEQNGEWSLFCPHEAPGLHECWGEAFEKLFTQYEQEGRARKTVKAQDLWFAILDAQIETGTPYLLYKDAANRKSNQQNLGTIKSSNLCTEIIEYTDANEVAVCNLASLALPRFITDGQFDHQKLFEVTYQATLNLNKIIDNNFYPVEEAQRSNLRHRPIGLGVQGLADAFILMRYPFESDEAKKLNSEIFETIYFASLTASHDVAKREGPYETFPGSPASKGILQFDMWNVTPSARWDWDTLKANIVKDGIRNSLLLAPMPTASTSQILGNNECFEPYTSNIYTRRVLSGEFVVVNKHLLKDLVELGLWDNDMKTKIISNNGSIQNIAEIPSNIKELYKTVWEIKQRNLIDMAADRGAFICQSQSLNLFVDTPSAAKLTSMHFYAWKKGLKTGMYYLRTQAASQAVQFTVEKQGGQQIQPVVAAGGDGAMDEIIEGAVCTMEEGCVTCSA, encoded by the coding sequence ATGTTCGTAATCAAGAGAGATGGCAGAAAAGAAGCCGTTAAATTTGATAAAATAACGGCCCGTATCGAGAAACTGTGCTACGGTTTCAATACGGAGTACGTAGATGCCATAGATGTTGCTAAGAAGGTTATACAAGGTTTATACGACGGCGTTACTACCAGTGAACTGGATAACCTGGCCGCTGAAACCGCCGCATCCCTGACCACCAAACATCCCGACTATGCCCTGCTCGCATCCCGCATAGCAGTGAGCAATCTGCATAAAAATACAGTGAAATCATTCTCCAAAACAATGAAGAAACTGTATGACTATATTGATCCTAAAACCGGCAAATCCGCAGCACTGCTGTCTGATGAAGTATGGGACATCATCCGCAGAAATGCAGATATCCTGGATTCCAGCATCATCTACGACCGCGACTTTGCCTTTGATTACTTCGGTTTCAAAACACTGGAACGTTCCTACCTGCTGAAAACAGACGGAAAAATCCAGGAACGCCCGCAGCACATGTTCATGCGTGTATCTGTAGGTATCCACAAAGAAGATATCGAATCTGCGATCAAAACCTATAACCTGATGAGTGAGCGCTGGTTTACACATGCCACGCCTACCCTCTTCAACGCAGGTACACCCAAACCTCAGATGTCGTCCTGCTTCCTGCTCACCATGCAGGGAGACAGCATCGAAGGCATCTACGATACCCTGAAACAAACCGCTAAAATTTCACAAAGCGCCGGTGGTATCGGTTTAAGCATTCACAATATCCGGGCAACCGGCTCCTATATCAGCGGCACCAATGGTACCTCCAACGGTATCATCCCGATGCTGCGCGTATTCAACGACACTGCCCGCTATGTAGATCAGGGCGGTGGTAAACGTAAAGGCGCCTTCGCTATCTACCTGGAACCATGGCATGCCGACATCTTCGAATTCCTGGATCTGCGTAAGAACCACGGTAAAGAAGAAATGCGCGCCCGTGACCTGTTCTATGCCCTCTGGGTACCAGACCTGTTCATGCAACGCGTAGAACAAAACGGCGAATGGTCCCTGTTCTGCCCGCACGAAGCACCCGGACTGCACGAATGCTGGGGCGAAGCCTTCGAAAAACTGTTCACCCAATACGAACAGGAAGGCCGTGCACGCAAAACCGTAAAAGCACAGGACCTCTGGTTTGCTATCCTGGACGCCCAGATAGAAACCGGTACGCCTTACCTGCTGTATAAAGATGCGGCCAACCGTAAATCCAACCAGCAGAACCTGGGTACCATCAAGAGTTCCAACCTGTGTACCGAAATCATCGAGTATACAGATGCCAACGAAGTAGCGGTATGTAACCTGGCTTCCCTCGCCCTGCCCCGTTTCATTACAGACGGTCAGTTCGATCACCAGAAATTATTTGAAGTTACCTACCAGGCTACCCTGAACCTGAACAAAATCATCGATAATAACTTCTACCCGGTAGAAGAAGCACAACGCAGCAACCTGCGTCACCGCCCGATTGGCTTAGGTGTACAGGGGCTCGCGGATGCCTTTATCCTGATGCGTTATCCGTTTGAAAGCGATGAGGCGAAAAAACTGAACAGCGAAATATTTGAAACCATCTACTTCGCGTCCCTCACTGCTTCTCACGATGTAGCCAAAAGAGAAGGCCCCTACGAAACCTTCCCAGGCTCACCAGCCTCCAAAGGTATCCTCCAGTTTGACATGTGGAACGTTACACCATCTGCACGCTGGGATTGGGACACCCTGAAAGCCAACATCGTAAAAGACGGTATCCGTAACTCCCTGCTGCTGGCGCCAATGCCAACGGCTTCCACTTCCCAGATCCTCGGCAACAACGAGTGTTTTGAACCATACACCTCCAACATCTACACCCGTCGGGTACTGAGCGGAGAGTTTGTAGTGGTAAACAAACACCTGCTGAAAGACCTGGTAGAACTGGGCCTGTGGGATAACGACATGAAAACAAAGATCATCTCCAACAACGGTTCTATCCAGAATATTGCGGAAATTCCTTCCAATATCAAAGAACTGTATAAAACCGTTTGGGAAATCAAACAACGTAACCTCATTGATATGGCGGCAGACCGCGGTGCATTCATCTGCCAGTCGCAATCACTGAACCTGTTTGTAGACACCCCAAGTGCAGCCAAACTGACTTCCATGCACTTCTACGCCTGGAAGAAAGGATTAAAAACAGGCATGTACTATCTGCGTACCCAGGCTGCTTCACAGGCAGTACAGTTTACCGTAGAGAAACAAGGTGGCCAGCAAATACAACCGGTAGTAGCTGCCGGCGGTGATGGCGCGATGGATGAAATCATCGAAGGTGCGGTTTGTACTATGGAAGAAGGTTGCGTTACCTGCAGCGCTTAA
- a CDS encoding ribonucleoside-diphosphate reductase small subunit, whose translation MINENEILLKENKDRFVLLPIKYPKVWEQYKKHEASFWTAEEVDLGSDLKDWANLNDGERHFISHVLAFFAASDGIVNENLAVNFMSEVQIPEARCFYGFQIMMENIHSETYALLIDTYIKDPVEKDRLFHAIDTVPAVQKKANWALRWIENGTFAERLVAFAAVEGIFFSGSFCSIFWLKKRGLMPGLTFSNELISRDEGLHCEFACLLYSMLENRLSEEQVHEIIREAVSYEKEFITEALPVALIGMNSELMSQYIEFVADRWVAELGYTKIYNASNPFDFMEMISLQGKTNFFEKRVGDYQKSGVMGGSKEAQTFSLEEDF comes from the coding sequence ATGATTAACGAGAATGAAATTCTTTTAAAAGAGAACAAGGACCGTTTTGTGTTATTGCCAATCAAATACCCTAAAGTATGGGAGCAATATAAAAAGCATGAAGCAAGTTTCTGGACAGCAGAAGAAGTAGATTTAGGAAGTGATTTGAAAGACTGGGCTAATTTGAATGATGGCGAACGTCATTTTATTTCTCATGTACTGGCTTTCTTTGCCGCCAGCGATGGTATCGTAAATGAGAACCTGGCTGTTAACTTCATGAGTGAGGTACAGATCCCGGAAGCGCGCTGCTTCTATGGTTTCCAGATTATGATGGAAAATATCCACTCTGAAACATATGCATTACTGATTGATACCTACATTAAAGATCCGGTAGAGAAAGACCGTTTGTTCCATGCTATTGATACGGTACCTGCGGTACAGAAAAAAGCGAACTGGGCCTTACGCTGGATTGAGAACGGCACCTTTGCAGAGCGCCTGGTGGCCTTTGCAGCCGTAGAAGGTATCTTCTTCAGTGGTAGCTTCTGCTCTATCTTCTGGCTGAAGAAAAGAGGACTGATGCCAGGTCTGACCTTCTCCAATGAACTGATCAGCCGTGATGAAGGACTGCACTGCGAATTCGCCTGCTTACTGTATAGCATGCTGGAAAACAGGTTAAGCGAAGAACAGGTACACGAAATTATCCGGGAAGCGGTTAGCTATGAAAAAGAATTTATCACCGAAGCATTACCGGTAGCACTGATCGGTATGAACAGTGAGCTGATGTCTCAATATATCGAGTTCGTTGCCGACAGATGGGTAGCTGAACTGGGATATACCAAAATATACAATGCGTCTAATCCTTTCGACTTCATGGAAATGATTTCCTTACAGGGTAAGACCAATTTCTTTGAAAAACGTGTGGGCGATTACCAGAAATCAGGTGTAATGGGCGGTAGCAAAGAAGCTCAGACTTTCAGCCTGGAAGAAGATTTTTAA
- a CDS encoding ABC transporter ATP-binding protein: MSETVIALHGVKKSYQDTPVLDIARLELASGIYWLQGENGAGKTTCMKVMAGLIPFKGEIILQGAVSSRQHPVRFRRLINYAEAEPLYPAFLTGRDLLELYLNTKGGDRENIRQISEQLGVHNFVNNPVSSYSSGMLKKLSLLLAFTGNPVLILLDEPLITIDTQALEVLYELIRSFRKKGVTFCITSHQPLDNKALTITGTLNVAGKNITLN, encoded by the coding sequence ATGTCCGAAACGGTTATTGCACTCCACGGGGTGAAGAAAAGTTACCAGGATACACCCGTACTGGATATTGCCCGCCTCGAACTGGCGTCGGGTATATACTGGCTACAGGGCGAAAACGGCGCCGGCAAAACCACCTGTATGAAGGTGATGGCGGGACTCATCCCCTTTAAAGGCGAAATTATCCTCCAGGGAGCCGTCAGTAGCCGTCAGCATCCGGTCCGGTTCCGCCGCCTGATCAACTATGCAGAAGCAGAACCACTGTATCCCGCTTTCCTCACCGGCCGCGATCTGTTAGAGCTGTACCTCAATACAAAAGGAGGCGACCGCGAAAACATCCGGCAGATCAGTGAACAACTGGGTGTGCATAACTTTGTGAATAACCCGGTAAGCAGCTACTCCAGCGGGATGCTTAAAAAACTGTCCCTGTTGCTGGCCTTTACCGGCAATCCTGTACTTATCCTGCTGGATGAACCGCTCATTACTATCGACACACAGGCACTGGAAGTATTATATGAACTGATCCGAAGCTTTCGCAAGAAAGGCGTTACTTTTTGTATTACCTCACATCAGCCCCTCGATAACAAAGCATTAACAATTACGGGTACCCTGAACGTAGCCGGTAAAAATATAACGCTCAATTAA
- a CDS encoding NADPH-dependent FMN reductase → MSIEKRYHFVAISGSLRKASYNTLALKALQQVAPSHITIEQLHIGDIPFYNADLHTEQLPEQVVPLIEKIKAADGVIFVSPEYNYSIPGALKNAIDVFSRHPDKPFNEKAVAILGASQGNLGTARMQYHLRQVMVFLNAYVINKPEVMIASAQHKFDASGNLTDEYTLKLLPQLLHSLAQLSEKIK, encoded by the coding sequence ATGTCTATTGAAAAACGCTATCATTTTGTAGCCATTTCCGGCAGCTTACGGAAGGCCTCCTACAACACCCTCGCCCTGAAAGCCCTGCAGCAAGTTGCACCATCGCACATCACGATAGAACAGCTGCACATCGGAGACATTCCGTTTTACAATGCCGATCTGCATACGGAACAATTACCGGAGCAGGTAGTACCGCTGATTGAAAAAATCAAAGCCGCCGATGGCGTTATTTTCGTTTCACCGGAATACAACTATTCCATTCCCGGCGCACTGAAAAATGCGATCGATGTTTTTTCGCGGCATCCGGATAAACCGTTCAATGAAAAGGCCGTTGCTATTCTGGGCGCCAGTCAGGGTAACCTGGGTACCGCCCGCATGCAGTATCACCTGCGGCAGGTAATGGTATTCCTGAATGCCTATGTGATCAACAAACCAGAGGTGATGATTGCCAGTGCCCAGCATAAGTTTGATGCCAGCGGCAATCTGACAGATGAGTATACCCTTAAATTATTACCGCAGTTATTGCATTCACTGGCGCAGCTCAGTGAGAAGATAAAATAA
- the leuC gene encoding 3-isopropylmalate dehydratase large subunit yields MGKTLFDKIWDSHVVVSKPGYPDAVYINTHFIHEVTSPQAFDGLRKRDIPVFRPAKTRATADHNVPTQDQHLPIKEALSRLQVEMLTKNTTEFGVELYGLGHPYQGIVHVIGPELGITLPGMTIVCGDSHTSTHGAFGAVAFGIGTSEVEQVLATQCILQYKPKRMKIEVNGQLGKGVLSKDIILYIIAKISASGATGYFVEYTGDAIRSLSMEARMTICNMSIEMGARGGLIAPDDITFDYIKGREFAPQGSDWEDALAYWKTLYTDQDATFDEVLVFDAADIEPQITYGTNPGMGMGVTRQIPALEQLEEKERPSFKKSLDYMDLQPGSGLLGKKVDYVFIGSCTNSRIEDLRLVADFVKGKQKADDVVVWIVPGSKQVEAQAIAEGIDKVFAAAGFELREPGCSACLGMNEDKVPAGLYCISTSNRNFEGRQGPNARTFLASPLTAAAAAITGHVADVRALLAGE; encoded by the coding sequence ATGGGAAAAACGTTATTTGATAAAATCTGGGACAGCCATGTGGTGGTGAGTAAACCGGGATACCCCGACGCCGTGTATATTAACACGCACTTTATTCACGAAGTAACCAGTCCACAGGCATTCGATGGGTTGCGCAAACGCGATATCCCGGTATTTCGTCCTGCCAAAACAAGGGCTACTGCAGATCATAACGTGCCAACACAGGATCAGCACCTGCCTATCAAAGAGGCATTGAGCCGCCTCCAGGTAGAAATGCTCACCAAAAATACCACCGAATTCGGGGTAGAACTGTACGGGTTGGGACACCCTTACCAGGGTATTGTACACGTGATCGGACCAGAGCTGGGTATTACCCTGCCAGGTATGACCATCGTATGTGGCGACAGCCATACCAGCACCCACGGAGCCTTTGGCGCCGTAGCTTTTGGTATCGGTACGTCAGAAGTAGAGCAGGTACTGGCTACGCAATGTATCCTCCAGTACAAGCCCAAACGCATGAAGATTGAAGTGAACGGGCAGCTGGGCAAAGGCGTTTTATCTAAAGATATTATCCTCTATATCATTGCTAAAATATCCGCATCCGGTGCTACCGGCTATTTTGTGGAATATACCGGCGACGCTATCCGCAGCCTCAGTATGGAAGCGCGTATGACCATCTGTAATATGAGTATTGAGATGGGCGCCCGCGGCGGACTGATTGCGCCAGACGACATCACCTTTGACTATATCAAAGGCCGTGAGTTTGCCCCACAGGGCAGCGACTGGGAGGATGCCCTGGCTTACTGGAAAACACTGTACACCGACCAGGATGCCACCTTCGATGAAGTACTGGTATTCGATGCGGCCGACATTGAGCCACAGATCACCTACGGTACCAATCCGGGTATGGGCATGGGCGTTACCCGCCAGATCCCCGCACTGGAACAGCTGGAGGAAAAAGAAAGACCCTCTTTCAAAAAATCACTCGACTATATGGACCTGCAACCCGGTAGCGGATTGCTGGGCAAAAAAGTGGACTACGTATTCATTGGTAGCTGCACCAACTCCCGTATCGAAGATTTACGCCTGGTAGCAGATTTTGTGAAAGGCAAACAAAAAGCCGACGATGTGGTGGTATGGATTGTACCCGGTTCCAAACAGGTGGAAGCCCAGGCCATTGCAGAAGGCATCGACAAGGTGTTTGCTGCGGCAGGTTTCGAGCTGAGAGAACCCGGATGCTCTGCCTGCCTGGGTATGAACGAAGATAAAGTACCAGCCGGATTATATTGTATCTCTACTTCCAATCGCAACTTTGAAGGCCGTCAGGGACCTAATGCCCGTACCTTCCTCGCCAGCCCGCTCACCGCTGCTGCTGCGGCCATCACAGGCCATGTAGCAGATGTAAGAGCCCTATTGGCCGGAGAATAA